The Crocosphaera sp. UHCC 0190 DNA window CTGGAACTAAAAATGGGAGGATTTTACGTTGGTCTATGAATGGTTATAAAAGAAAAGTTATTGCTGACAATTTAGAAGGTGCAGTGACAACTCTTGTCTTTAATAATGATGATAATACCTTAATTAGTGGTGATAGTAAGGGGAATATTCGTAAATGGCAAGATGAATTAACATTTGTTGCTCCATTTGTAGCAAATCTTTCTCAAATTAATTCAATTGCTATCAGTTCAGATAATAAATATCTCGCTGCTGGATGTGAAGATAGCTTGAGAATTTGGGATTTTGAAAACGGAGGAATTCTGATTAATTCAGATAAATATAAACAAGTTAATACAGTCGCGTTTAGTCTTGATAATCATTTGATTGCATTGGGGACAGCTAAGGGTCAAGTTATTATCTGGGATGTCAAACAACAAAGGGAAATCTTAAAATATGACCACAACAAAGCAGTTAATTCAGTAATATTCCATCCTCAAAATAAAATATTCGCAAGTGGGAGTGAAGATGGAATAATTCAAATTTGGGATTATTGAAAAGACGTTCAAAACCCTGTTAAACTTTGTAGAGGCGTTGCATAAAACGTCTCTACATTATAAGATATGAATAACATGAAAACTCGCTTAGCTATTTTAGGGGTAGGACGTTGGGGTACTCATTTAGTGCGGAATTTTTTAGTACATCCTGATGCTGAAATTGTGGCGATCGCTGACTCCCTTCCCGCTAATTTAACGGCCATTAAAACTAAATTTTCTCTTGATGAACAGTCAATTTTATTAACCTCAGATTGGCAAACCATCAAAAAACAAGTTAACCTAGATGCTATTGTGGTCGTCACCCCTGCTTCTACCCATTATCCGCTAATTAAAGAAGCTTTGCAGTCAGGATATCATGTTTTAGCAGAAAAACCCCTTACTCTTGACCCTGTGGAATGTTTAGAATTAACGCGTCTTGCACAACAGCAACAGCGACAGTTAATGATAGATCATACCTATTTATTCCATTCTGCGGTTAATCAGGGACAATCTATCATTAAAGCAGGAAAATTAGGGGAACTGCGCTACGGTTATGCTAGTCGTACCCATTTGGGGCCAGTGCGTCAAGATGTGGATGCACTTTGGGATTTAGCTATTCATGATATCGCTATTTTTAACCATTGGTTGGGTCAATATCCCGAAAAAGTACAAGCAGAAGGACAGGTTTGGTTACAAAAAAATTTAGCAGATGTTGTTTGGGTGACGCTATTTTATCCTAATGGGTTTCAAGCAAAAATTCATCTCTGTTGGTGTAACCCTGATAAACAACGAAAACTCTGTATTGTTGGCAGTCAAGGGACGTTAATTTTTGATGAGATGTCCACTGATGCACCCTTAACTTTACAAAAGGGTTATTTAGAAACTCAAGGGGATAAATTTTTACCCCAAGGACAAATAAAAGAAGTGATCAAACTTGAAAAATCAGAACCACTCAAAGAAGTTTGTAATCACTTCTTAAGGATTGTTAAAACGAATAATACTTGTGAATTTTCTTCTGGTTTTGTCGCCACTAAATTAGTTCAGATTTTGACTTGTTTAAGTCTTTCTATGGAACGAAAAGGGGAAGTTATTGATATTCCTCCACAAGCTTTTTAAGCTCTATTTTATGAGGGTTTATTTTTGTTTGATTTGCGCTTAAAAAATGTCCCAAAAGCTACCGCAGTCCCTGATCCTAAAATAGTCAAAGGTTCAGGGACTACTTCTGGTTTAATAGGGGAAGTTGAAATAAGAAAAGCATTAGATTCAGTTTTACTTTCACTAAAACTTGGAAAACTTCCTGCCAAGAGAGTCCCTTTAAACTCAACTTGATCATCGTTACTATTTTTTAAGAGATTAACAATATTATTAAAATTACTAGAAGAACGCGGATTAGTTTCATCTGCGGTAAAGACATTTCCTTGGAGATCATTACGAATTGCTAGGTTGTTATAAAGAGATAGACCTCCAATATTAAAAATCACTCCAACCCTCTCTCCAATGCCATTTAAAATCAGTTCGTTTCTCTGATCTCCAATCGTAGTAAACCAAGTTGTTAATACCTTATCCTCTGAGTTAATTAGCTTAACTTGAGATTCTATCAATATTTTAGTTGTTCCCGTATTAGTATCAGGATTAATGGAGATAGTGTCAAACTGAATTTGAATTTCTTTGATAGTTTCATCTTGAAGAATTGAACCTAAATTGGCAGCGATCGCCTTTTGATTTAGGGTAGTTCCTAAGCAGAAATAAACCCCTGTTGTCAAGGTCACTAAGTTAGATAAACTGTTCATATTTTAACCCTAAGAATTGTTAAAAATTTTATTGTTTATTTTATATATTGATTAAAACCGATTAAGCGAATTTTGTCATTAGTTCATGTAAACTAAATGACAAGTTTTATCTAATGTGGGGGTCGTCCCTATATTCGAGGGATGAGAATTAGAGTATCAGATGTGTTAGATTTATATGCGTCTGGGTTATCTTCTGGGGAAATATTAGCAGAAATGCCTGATCTTGAAAAGGAAGATTTACAAGCGGTTTTTGTTTATGCTTCTCGCAAACTTAATCATTGATCAATTATAATAAAACTATCTTAGTATTATCCAAGCGCAAAAATGAAACTCAATGTAATTTTAGAACCTAGCGATGAAGGGGGTTATACTGTTTATGTTCCATCCCTTCCTGGTTGTATTAGTGAAGGAGATAATCTCGAAGAAGCTTTAAACAATATTAAAGAAGCAATTGAACTTTATTTAGAATTAGATGATCTTTCTTTACCAGAAGGAACAATTATTCAGGAATTAGTTTTATGAGTAAAGTTCCGAGTCTTACTTATTCTCAAATCATCACTGCACTTAAACGAGATGGATGGACAATTATTTGTCAAAAAGGAAGTCTATTCGTCTAGAAAAGGTGTTTGATGATGCAACTTTAAGAATAACTGTACCTGCTCATCGGCCTGTTAAATGTTCTACGTTATCTCATATTATTCAACAAGCTCGCTTAAAAGTTGATGATTTTTTGAAATTATTATAAAAAACTTATACTAGATTAGTTGCTGCTATGATTACTCATAAAATTGATTATATTTTAACCTTTAATACTGCTCATTTTCTAAGATATTCAGAAATTATACTTATTGACCCTCGGAATATTCAATAATGTATAATTATATAATTAACTAATGTATTAAGTGATATGAAAACACTGGAAAAAGAATTAAACTTGCTTCCTTCAGTTAGTTTTGATAATCTTGATGAACTTCCAGAATATTCAGGTATATATTTTGTTATAGATTCTTCTGATAGAATAATTTACATAGGACAATCTGAAAACATATTAAATAGATGGAAAAATAATCATCATAGAAAACCTCAAATAGAAGAAATACATCTAGATTATCCTGTTAAAATAGCTTGTAAAGCTTGGAATAAAGAAGATTTAAAAACAGCAGAAAAATATTACATTAATCATTATCATCCTTTATTGAATGGAACTGATGTAAAACTTCCTAAGACCATTCCTTCAGAAGTTATGGTTAGAAAGTTATTAGAAAAAATACGCCTTTTGGTGATTATTATTGGTATTAAAAAAGCTCATCAAAATCACTTACCTATTATTTATTTAAAATATAATTATGAAAATACTGGTAAAAATGGTTGTGCAAGAATCATTAAAGAATTTAAGAAAGAATATCAAACTAAAGGAACTAACCTA harbors:
- a CDS encoding type II toxin-antitoxin system HicA family toxin → MSKVPSLTYSQIITALKRDGWTIICQKGSLFV
- a CDS encoding GIY-YIG nuclease family protein, with amino-acid sequence MKTLEKELNLLPSVSFDNLDELPEYSGIYFVIDSSDRIIYIGQSENILNRWKNNHHRKPQIEEIHLDYPVKIACKAWNKEDLKTAEKYYINHYHPLLNGTDVKLPKTIPSEVMVRKLLEKIRLLVIIIGIKKAHQNHLPIIYLKYNYENTGKNGCARIIKEFKKEYQTKGTNLKITRTSYGEYTTHNVRPGSREHKVISRIKSSYNNHWTIPCNGVIVDITPVDKAEFYFLRDPDNSSFKKLAEIKIRSVNTTSIVNSFNLGLIPMVDDPIPLLWTGL
- a CDS encoding Gfo/Idh/MocA family oxidoreductase yields the protein MKTRLAILGVGRWGTHLVRNFLVHPDAEIVAIADSLPANLTAIKTKFSLDEQSILLTSDWQTIKKQVNLDAIVVVTPASTHYPLIKEALQSGYHVLAEKPLTLDPVECLELTRLAQQQQRQLMIDHTYLFHSAVNQGQSIIKAGKLGELRYGYASRTHLGPVRQDVDALWDLAIHDIAIFNHWLGQYPEKVQAEGQVWLQKNLADVVWVTLFYPNGFQAKIHLCWCNPDKQRKLCIVGSQGTLIFDEMSTDAPLTLQKGYLETQGDKFLPQGQIKEVIKLEKSEPLKEVCNHFLRIVKTNNTCEFSSGFVATKLVQILTCLSLSMERKGEVIDIPPQAF
- a CDS encoding type II toxin-antitoxin system HicB family antitoxin, encoding MKLNVILEPSDEGGYTVYVPSLPGCISEGDNLEEALNNIKEAIELYLELDDLSLPEGTIIQELVL
- a CDS encoding PEP-CTERM sorting domain-containing protein gives rise to the protein MNSLSNLVTLTTGVYFCLGTTLNQKAIAANLGSILQDETIKEIQIQFDTISINPDTNTGTTKILIESQVKLINSEDKVLTTWFTTIGDQRNELILNGIGERVGVIFNIGGLSLYNNLAIRNDLQGNVFTADETNPRSSSNFNNIVNLLKNSNDDQVEFKGTLLAGSFPSFSESKTESNAFLISTSPIKPEVVPEPLTILGSGTAVAFGTFFKRKSNKNKPS